The region GGGATATATGAAAGCAACGAACCATATCCATCAAACTGGTTCACATATAACATTGGAGCGGGCATTCAAAACGGAGAGCATGCTATATTTCTTTCAATACATGCTTTTCCAGCACGCTATATTCCATTAACAAATGAACTGGAGTATGTAAATGAAATGAATATTGAGATAAATTACATTCCTCCTGAAAAGCCAATGCTTGACAATGATGTTTATGACTTGCTCATTGTAACGCCAGCGGAATTCAGCGATGCTCTGCAGCCGCTGGTAGAGCATAAGGAAAGCTATGGTGTAAAAACGATGCTCGTTTCACTTGATGAAATCTATAACGGCAATTATTTCACCGTTCAGGGCAGGGATGATGCAGAGAAGATAAAATACTTTATCAAGGGTTCAATAGAACAGTGGGGAATAAATTATGTAATGCTTGTCGGTGGGTACAAACATCTTCCCGTGAGATATGCATATTTGAACGACAGAAGCTCTTCTTGGGAATATGAAAGGAAATTCATCAGCGATCTTTACTACGCAGACATTTATGATTCAGATGGGCATTTTTCCTCATGGGACACCAACGGAAATGGATACTACGGTGAGTATGATCACGAAACCTCAGAAGGAAAGAAAACCGATAGCTTGGATCTTTATCCCGATGTCTATATCGGCAGGCTTGCATGCAGAAATAAAATAGAAGTGAAGACGGTTGTGGAAAAAATCATACAATATGAAAGTGATGAATCAAAGAATGAATGGTTCAAAAATATGGTATTGTGCGGCGGCGACCTTTATCCCAATGATCCCTGCGGGGATGTTGCCGAGGGGATATATCTCGAAGAAGAAATAGCGAAACAGATGGCTGATTTCAACATCATAAGGGAATATCCTTCAAATGGAATGAATATGTTTACCATTTCAAAGTCGATAAATCAGGGGGCGGGATTCGTGGTGTTTGCAGGTGCAGGAGCACAACATCTCTGGGCAACCCATCCGTATGATGAGGAAAAATGGATTTATTATTACAATGCCAATATCCGATCCCTCAAAAACCGCCAGATGGTTCCCATCGTGCTTACGTCCGGAGCACATCTCAGTCAATTCAACAATAGCCAGGAATGTTTCAATTGGGTTTTTGTAAGCAAGAAGAAAGGCGGGGCGGTGGCATCGATCGGCTCTACAGGCCTTTGCTGGATAGCACATGGAGAGAATGTGGCATCCTTCTACCTCGGTAATCTTCACCTTCGTCTTTTTCAGGAATACCACAATACCAACATTCTTGGTATGATGGTGAGCAACGCCATAACTTCGTATCTTAACTCATTTGACCCTGGGCATCATGGGATTTCCGAAAGTTTTCACATGAAGGCAGCCGAGGAACTGGAATTGTTTGGTGATCCGACATTAAAAGTAGGGCAATCAGGAAATGACGGGTCAACAGCAAAAACATACGGGAAAACGTTATATGTTGGTGGCTCAGGCCCAAACAATTATACAAGCATTCAGGATGCCATCGATGATGCAGGGAACGGGGATAAAGTTTTTGTTTACAATGGGACGTATCATGAGGATATAAAAATAAACAAATCAATATCTTTGGTAGGGCAGAGTGAAAAAGGAGTGATTTTGGAAAGCAATGGTACCACTCTTATTGCCGATGCGATAGATATAAAAGAATTTACAATAAAAAGCAATGGGAATGGAAAAAATGAGGCGGGAATTCATTGTTACGGGAAAGAAAACATTATTGAAAATGCGACCATATCCGGATATGACTGGGGCGTATATCTGGAAAATGCCCAGGGTAACGTGATTGAGAATAACCATATCATGCTGAATAACGAATATGCCGTTTACATGAATAACTCCTCCAATGTTCTCATACAGAATAATACAATTGAAAAAAACTGGTATGGATTATGGAGTGAATATTCTCCAGCCCTTACAATACGGAAAAATAATTTTTCTTCTAACAGGTGGTACGCCCTCTGGCTTGATGGCTCTGGTAAAAGCGATATCGCAGGCAATACTTTCATAAAAAATTGGTACAGTATATACCTATACGACTCGAGCAACAGTAATATTTCCGAGAATAAAATAGTGAAAAATGAACACGGCCCGCAATTCGTGAATTCTAACAGCAATAGTTTTAATAAAAATAACGTGGAGAAAAATGAACATTACGGCATATTCGTCGGATGGCGTTCTGCCGGCAATACTTTCACCGATAACAATTTTATAGAAAATGCACAAAATGCAAGAGACGACCACGGCAGTACATGGGATGGAAACTACTGGAGCGATTATATTGGCATAAAAATCAAAATCTTGGGACTGATAAGGTTACCATATCACATCCCCGGCAGGATAAATCAGTGGGACTGGCATCCAAGAATGGCTGCCTACGGTTAATTAATACTCTCTCCACTTGTGCCCGCATTTCGTGCAGGTATATATCCTCGTTTCCGGCTCATCCGCCGCACGCGTCTGCCTCAATACCCAGTAAGCCTCATTATTTCCACACTTGGGGCAACTCGCATTTGTTTTTGGAAGAATCCCGAAATCTTCATCTTCCTCTACAATGGTCAGCTCTTTTTCTTTCCTCTTCGAGACGATTACTTTACCTCCACCCTTTTTCTTCCTGTATCCACATTTTCTGCATACCATTTCGTCCCCTTTCGGGTAAAGAAGAGAATCACATTCTGGGCAAAACATACAGGAGATAACGTGGATGATATAAAAAATTTTGTGGGCGGTAAGCTGCCCACAACCTCCTTGATAGAAATGTTTATATAGTATCTCTAATATATTATTATATAACTACATGCACAAGTAAGGCATGGCGAAAAGGGGAATGAGGGTTATTACAGTTTTTCCCACATTTCCTCCTTGCCCTCGTTCCCCCTCCTCCTTTTGCCGTTAACTTTTTGAGAACATTTACAGGAACTGTTTCAGTGAAAATAAAAAATTACTAACTACTATAAATTATTCTCTTATTTGAAAACACATTGCCGACCGTCAACAGATGAAATTGGCAAAAAAGACAATTCCTACTGAGAATGTTTGGTTGGCAGTTTAGTTTAACATATCCGCTCAAATACAAAGCAACTCCACATAAGTTAAATGTAAAGGTAAAAAAGGAAAAGAAAGAAAAGGGAAAAGGGTTTTTATGTCAATGTGTAGTAGTCTGGGTTGTCTACGTCCAATGCAGGAGTGTAGGTATAAGTGCTATGTGTTATATCTGTTACCTCTGCCTTGTAATTTCCTGTACTAGCTTTGCTTAGTGTAAATGTCACTTGGCCATTGGAGTCTGTTATCCCAGAATAAGTCCAATAATTTCCTGTGTCTAAATGTGTTAGCGTAGAGTATACTGTTGCATCGCTTACCAGAGCATCTGTTTCCTCTGCTATTCCATCATTATCTGAGTCATACCTGACTGTAACGGTATGGTATAAAAATGTATTCGGACCAGCAGTTTTGGTACTCCATGAAATATCCCAAACGTACATGCCACCAGGTGGTGTTTCACCTCTAGTTGTGAATGACCAGGTGTCAGATGTATTTGTGTGCTCTGTATCATTTGCAACTGCATACCAGCTATATGGAGTATTATAAGCCAATCCAGACCAGACAACAGATGCAGTGCCTCCGCTCGGTACATTATAATCTGTTCCAATTATGGTATGGGTGCTTGCATCATAGAACGTTACATTCATGGCATCATTATCTGGATCAGAAACATCCACTGATAAGGCTGGATTGATGTCTACACCTGTTGTGCCATTTGCTGGATTAGGATTAATTGGCTTGTTCGGTGGACGGTTCGGTGGTGGTGTGCCTCCTGCTTCTATGTACATGTGGTCAATGTAAATAGTGTCTGCAGCTCTATTACCGGGCGTTTGGTCCGTGTCTAGTACTCTTATATATATTGTACCAGATAACGTGTTTGGTAATGTATATGTCTGGTAGGCATTATCATCAGATGTCTTAGTAACAGTTACCATGTTATAGTAAGTACTATCATCTGTAGAGTAGGCAAATACAAAATCATCTCCTTCCGAATTAGCGGTGTGATGTGCCTCTAGGTAAAAGACGTATGAACCATAGCCACCAGTTACAGGAATGGCCCATTTATGCTCCAAGTAGGTATATCTGTTATCTGGTTTTCCTGTGCTTTCTCTCTCTGTTATGCCTTCATATTGATTATCTGAATCCTTTGTATACGTGTAGTCATTGGTGATACCACCATTTGATACAGGAATATCTTGGTTGGTGTAGAATTGTTCTTTCGGTTGACCAGTTGTGAAGTACCATGTATCAGATGC is a window of Candidatus Thermoplasmatota archaeon DNA encoding:
- a CDS encoding C25 family cysteine peptidase is translated as GIYESNEPYPSNWFTYNIGAGIQNGEHAIFLSIHAFPARYIPLTNELEYVNEMNIEINYIPPEKPMLDNDVYDLLIVTPAEFSDALQPLVEHKESYGVKTMLVSLDEIYNGNYFTVQGRDDAEKIKYFIKGSIEQWGINYVMLVGGYKHLPVRYAYLNDRSSSWEYERKFISDLYYADIYDSDGHFSSWDTNGNGYYGEYDHETSEGKKTDSLDLYPDVYIGRLACRNKIEVKTVVEKIIQYESDESKNEWFKNMVLCGGDLYPNDPCGDVAEGIYLEEEIAKQMADFNIIREYPSNGMNMFTISKSINQGAGFVVFAGAGAQHLWATHPYDEEKWIYYYNANIRSLKNRQMVPIVLTSGAHLSQFNNSQECFNWVFVSKKKGGAVASIGSTGLCWIAHGENVASFYLGNLHLRLFQEYHNTNILGMMVSNAITSYLNSFDPGHHGISESFHMKAAEELELFGDPTLKVGQSGNDGSTAKTYGKTLYVGGSGPNNYTSIQDAIDDAGNGDKVFVYNGTYHEDIKINKSISLVGQSEKGVILESNGTTLIADAIDIKEFTIKSNGNGKNEAGIHCYGKENIIENATISGYDWGVYLENAQGNVIENNHIMLNNEYAVYMNNSSNVLIQNNTIEKNWYGLWSEYSPALTIRKNNFSSNRWYALWLDGSGKSDIAGNTFIKNWYSIYLYDSSNSNISENKIVKNEHGPQFVNSNSNSFNKNNVEKNEHYGIFVGWRSAGNTFTDNNFIENAQNARDDHGSTWDGNYWSDYIGIKIKILGLIRLPYHIPGRINQWDWHPRMAAYG
- a CDS encoding transcription factor S; protein product: MFCPECDSLLYPKGDEMVCRKCGYRKKKGGGKVIVSKRKEKELTIVEEDEDFGILPKTNASCPKCGNNEAYWVLRQTRAADEPETRIYTCTKCGHKWREY